One genomic window of Etheostoma spectabile isolate EspeVRDwgs_2016 chromosome 7, UIUC_Espe_1.0, whole genome shotgun sequence includes the following:
- the fkbp1aa gene encoding FKBP prolyl isomerase 1Aa, whose protein sequence is MGVEIETITPGDGRTFPKKGQRVVVHYVGTLADGKVFDSSRSRGKPFKFKIGHQEVIRGWEEGVAQMSVGQRANLICSPDFAYGSKGHPGIIPPNATLTFDVELISLEA, encoded by the exons ATGGGAGTAGAAATTGAGACCATAACTCCGGGCGATG gaCGGACATTTCCGAAGAAGGGGCAGCGCGTCGTGGTGCATTATGTCG GCACACTGGCAGATGGGAAAGTGTTTGATTCTTCGAGGTCCCGAGGAAAGCCGTTTAAATTCAAGATTGGACACCAGGAGGTTATTCGTGGTTGGGAAGAAGGAGTAGCCCAG ATGAGTGTAGGTCAGCGGGCAAACCTGATTTGCTCACCCGACTTTGCCTACGGCAGCAAAGGGCACCCAGGGATCATCCCACCAAACGCCACGCTCACCTTCGACGTGGAGCTGATCAGTCTGGAAGCCTGA
- the snpha gene encoding syntaphilin yields the protein MSLTPSRKPSSGQRRRSVCAGGGSVRCSHSDTSSVHTYPGRVKAGEGSPTARTHPSTPRRQAKHTACSDNHGIRPPTPEQYLTPLQQKEVCIRHLRARLRDNVERLQHRDCEIDELRSQLYRMQEDWIEEECHRVEAQLALKEARKEIQHLQEVVETARSNLNVREQDPHDTHKPYSGLHGARPGGKSRSCGCSPASTLSRSTTHTRLSSEALHLERSSNAPESSREPRPAGQTHLLLEAALLSEQLPPQPRSRGPPTVPRSSTYERLCSGGAVLPISHSCHSLSSSCKCSGHTYPTHHHLFLHLPQEEAPVTAATAPATKPIPTPPAAEKKPEVRSQACSPTMTWLCEESSVQELSTISLATADIAPSEPHRFPLFLPAEHPYSVEPLAPDGPEEVTKTPAEPHSCQPHPTAPVPERQDAVVVEIDEDHEDETEGTSEDGYSPQLCHWSRYFLVDLLALAMPVVPTMAWLCRGGPRDVMPVYHIGSLLRGCCAVALHSLRRRGAGRGRRPISMNGTTPI from the exons ATGTCTCTCACTCCGAGTCGAAAGCCCTCCTCAGGTCAGCGCAG GCGCTCGGTGTGCGCTGGTGGCGGCAGCGTGCGATGTTCCCACAGTGATACATCCAGTGTCCACACCTATCCCGGGCGGGTTAAGGCAGGAGAGGGCAGCCCCACAGCTCGGACGCATCCTAGTACACCCAG GCGTCAGGCAAAGCACACAGCATGCAGTGACAACCATGGGATTAGGCCCCCGACCCCAGAGCAGTACCTTACCCCTCTGCAACAGAAGGAGGTGTGTATACGACATCTGCGAGCCAGACTTAGGGACAATGTGGAAAGATTACAACACAG AGACTGTGAAATTGATGAGTTGAGGAGCCAACTGTACAGAATGCAGGAAGACTGGATAGAGGAGGAGTGTCACCGTGTGGAGGCCCAGTTAGCCCTGAAGGAGGCTCGCAAGGAGATCCAGCACCTTCAGGAGGTGGTTGAGACAGCCAGGTCCAACCTGAATGTCCGTGAACAAGACCCCCATGACACCCACAAGCCATACTCAGGGTTGCATGGCGCTCGGCCAGGGGGGAAGTCTCGCTCCTGCGGCTGTTCCCCGGCCAGCACTTTGAGTCGCAGCACCACCCACACCCGACTGAGCAGCGAGGCTCTGCATTTGGAGCGCAGCTCAAATGCTCCCGAGTCGAGCAGAGAGCCTCGCCCAGCAGGACAAACCCACCTGCTCCTGGAGGCGGCCCTCCTATCGGAGCAGCTGCCCCCACAACCCCGCAGCCGAGGCCCCCCAACTGTGCCACGCTCTTCCACCTACGAAAGGCTGTGCAGTGGGGGAGCGGTGTTGCCGATCTCACACTCCTGCCACAGTCTCAGTAGCAGCTGCAAGTGCAGTGGCCACACCTACCCCACCCATCATCACTTGTTCCTGCATTTACCTCAGGAGGAGGCCCCAGTAACAGCTGCAACTGCCCCTGCTACCAAGCCTATCCCTACTCCTCCTGCAGCAGAGAAGAAGCCAGAGGTGCGCTCCCAGGCCTGCAGCCCCACCATGACCTGGCTGTGTGAGGAAAGCAGCGTCCAAGAGCTGAGTACCATTTCTTTAGCCACAGCAGACATCGCCCCTTCAGAACCACATCGCTTTCCATTGTTTTTACCTGCTGAGCATCCCTACAGCGTAGAGCCACTAGCCCCCGACGGACCAGAGGAGGTAACAAAGACGCCAGCAGAGCCCCACAGCTGCCAACCCCACCCTACAGCTCCAGTCCCAGAGAGGCAGGACGCTGTAGTAGTGGAGATAGACGAAGACCACGAGGATGAAACTGAAGGTACAAGTGAAGATGGGTACTCCCCTCAGCTCTGCCACTGGAGCCGGTACTTCCTCGTAGACCTGTTGGCGTTGGCGATGCCAGTGGTGCCGACCATGGCGTGGCTGTGTCGAGGAGGGCCACGGGACGTCATGCCGGTGTATCACATTGGTTCGCTGTTGAGAGGGTGCTGTGCTGTGGCCCTTCACTCACTTCGCCGCCGGGGTGCAGGCAGAGGACGCAGGCCTATCAGCATGAATGGAACCACACCGATCTAG